A window of the Cannabis sativa cultivar Pink pepper isolate KNU-18-1 chromosome X, ASM2916894v1, whole genome shotgun sequence genome harbors these coding sequences:
- the LOC115706897 gene encoding probable LRR receptor-like serine/threonine-protein kinase At1g51810 isoform X3 produces the protein MSLLLKIILPICCLLTFPSLFAQSQTNPTGYLLDCGAGESSSAGVTVSGLRYVTDEGFTSAGNITKLKQNDLVPILSTLRYFPDTSARKFCYSIPVIKGGKYLVKTTYYYGGFDGGDKPPVFDQIVEGTKWGVVDTSEDYANGLSSFYEIVVLAKANRLSVCVARNGETKSSPFMSALEVENLDDSLYNATDFTNNALSTVARCSFGEDHSIGFPDDKFNRIWQPFKDLNPVVISHHKVNPLEFWNVPPEKAFKNAITTSRGKRLQIQWPQISVSTGDYYIALYFQDNRTPSPYSWRVFDVLINGNKFYANLNVTTKGVTVYSTQWPLSGQTEIVLIPSNDMPVGPVINAAEVLQILPLGGKTLSKDVVAMLDLGRQFNNPPSDWSGDPCLPKENSWTGVTCSQGKFARVVALWLGGNKLSGTIPEMWSLKDLRSLHLENNQFEGPVPKSLGQLPHLSEIFLNNNKLDGQNSVTAQ, from the exons ATGTCTCTCCTCCTCAAAATCATCCTACCCATTTGTTGCCTTCTCACCTTTCCTTCCCTCTTCGCTCAATCTCAAACTAACCCAACAG GGTATCTGTTAGATTGCGGCGCCGGTGAGTCTTCCAGTGCCGGAGTCACCGTCAGCGGGTTGAGATACGTTACCGACGAGGGTTTCACCTCGGCCGGGAACATAACGAAGCTCAAACAGAATGACCTCGTCCCAATTCTCTCCACTCTCCGTTACTTCCCAGATACCTCTGCCCGGAAATTCTGTTACTCGATTCCTGTGATTAAAGGCGGAAAGTACCTTGTGAAGACGACGTATTACTATGGAGGATTCGATGGAGGTGATAAGCCGCCGGTGTTCGATCAGATCGTGGAAGGAACGAAATGGGGTGTGGTTGATACGAGCGAGGACTACGCCAATGGGCTTAGCTCGTTTTATGAGATTGTGGTTTTGGCTAAGGCGAATAGGTTGAGTGTGTGCGTTGCTAGAAATGGGGAAACGAAGTCGAGCCCATTTATGTCGGCTTTAGAGGTGGAGAACTTGGATGATTCGTTGTATAATGCCACGGATTTTACCAACAATGCGCTTAGCACAGTGGCTAGGTGTAGCTTTGGTGAAGATCATTCTATTGG CTTTCCAGATGACAAATTCAACCGAATATGGCAACCCTTCAAGGACCTAAATCCTGTGGTGATTAGCCATCACAAAGTGAACCCTTTAGAATTCTGGAATGTCCCACCCGAAAAGGCATTCAAGAACGCGATTACAACGAGCAGAGGAAAGAGGCTACAAATCCAATGGCCACAAATCTCAGTATCTACTGGTGACTACTACATTGCCCTTTATTTCCAGGACAACAGGACTCCAAGCCCATATAGCTGGAGAGTCTTTGATGTGTTAATAAATGGCAACAAATTCTATGCTAATCTTAATGTCACAACCAAAGGTGTGACAGTTTATTCAACTCAATGGCCATTATCTGGGCAGACTGAAATTGTCTTGATTCCCAGCAATGATATGCCTGTTGGACCTGTGATTAATGCTGCTGAAGTCCTGCAAATTCTCCCCCTTGGTGGAAAGACACTTTCTAAAGATG TGGTGGCAATGTTGGATTTGGGTAGACAGTTTAACAATCCGCCTTCAGATTGGAGTGGCGATCCTTGCTTGCCTAAGGAGAATTCATGGACTGGTGTTACATGTTCTCAAGGGAAATTTGCTCGAGTTGTTGCTTT ATGGCTTGGGGGTAACAAACTCTCAGGTACCATTCCAGAAATGTGGTCACTAAAGGATTTAAGGAGTTT ACATTTGGAGAATAATCAGTTTGAAGGACCAGTTCCTAAGTCTTTGGGTCAACTTCCACATCTTAGTGAAAT ATTTCTTAATAACAACAAACTGGATGGCCAAAATTCTGTTACAGCACAATAG
- the LOC115706897 gene encoding probable LRR receptor-like serine/threonine-protein kinase At1g51810 isoform X2, with product MSLLLKIILPICCLLTFPSLFAQSQTNPTGYLLDCGAGESSSAGVTVSGLRYVTDEGFTSAGNITKLKQNDLVPILSTLRYFPDTSARKFCYSIPVIKGGKYLVKTTYYYGGFDGGDKPPVFDQIVEGTKWGVVDTSEDYANGLSSFYEIVVLAKANRLSVCVARNGETKSSPFMSALEVENLDDSLYNATDFTNNALSTVARCSFGEDHSIGFPDDKFNRIWQPFKDLNPVVISHHKVNPLEFWNVPPEKAFKNAITTSRGKRLQIQWPQISVSTGDYYIALYFQDNRTPSPYSWRVFDVLINGNKFYANLNVTTKGVTVYSTQWPLSGQTEIVLIPSNDMPVGPVINAAEVLQILPLGGKTLSKDVVAMLDLGRQFNNPPSDWSGDPCLPKENSWTGVTCSQGKFARVVALNLTNKELSGTLSPTIANLTALNHIWLGGNKLSDIWRIISLKDQFLSLWVNFHILVKYFLITTNWMAKILLQHNRKTLKVYI from the exons ATGTCTCTCCTCCTCAAAATCATCCTACCCATTTGTTGCCTTCTCACCTTTCCTTCCCTCTTCGCTCAATCTCAAACTAACCCAACAG GGTATCTGTTAGATTGCGGCGCCGGTGAGTCTTCCAGTGCCGGAGTCACCGTCAGCGGGTTGAGATACGTTACCGACGAGGGTTTCACCTCGGCCGGGAACATAACGAAGCTCAAACAGAATGACCTCGTCCCAATTCTCTCCACTCTCCGTTACTTCCCAGATACCTCTGCCCGGAAATTCTGTTACTCGATTCCTGTGATTAAAGGCGGAAAGTACCTTGTGAAGACGACGTATTACTATGGAGGATTCGATGGAGGTGATAAGCCGCCGGTGTTCGATCAGATCGTGGAAGGAACGAAATGGGGTGTGGTTGATACGAGCGAGGACTACGCCAATGGGCTTAGCTCGTTTTATGAGATTGTGGTTTTGGCTAAGGCGAATAGGTTGAGTGTGTGCGTTGCTAGAAATGGGGAAACGAAGTCGAGCCCATTTATGTCGGCTTTAGAGGTGGAGAACTTGGATGATTCGTTGTATAATGCCACGGATTTTACCAACAATGCGCTTAGCACAGTGGCTAGGTGTAGCTTTGGTGAAGATCATTCTATTGG CTTTCCAGATGACAAATTCAACCGAATATGGCAACCCTTCAAGGACCTAAATCCTGTGGTGATTAGCCATCACAAAGTGAACCCTTTAGAATTCTGGAATGTCCCACCCGAAAAGGCATTCAAGAACGCGATTACAACGAGCAGAGGAAAGAGGCTACAAATCCAATGGCCACAAATCTCAGTATCTACTGGTGACTACTACATTGCCCTTTATTTCCAGGACAACAGGACTCCAAGCCCATATAGCTGGAGAGTCTTTGATGTGTTAATAAATGGCAACAAATTCTATGCTAATCTTAATGTCACAACCAAAGGTGTGACAGTTTATTCAACTCAATGGCCATTATCTGGGCAGACTGAAATTGTCTTGATTCCCAGCAATGATATGCCTGTTGGACCTGTGATTAATGCTGCTGAAGTCCTGCAAATTCTCCCCCTTGGTGGAAAGACACTTTCTAAAGATG TGGTGGCAATGTTGGATTTGGGTAGACAGTTTAACAATCCGCCTTCAGATTGGAGTGGCGATCCTTGCTTGCCTAAGGAGAATTCATGGACTGGTGTTACATGTTCTCAAGGGAAATTTGCTCGAGTTGTTGCTTT GAATTTAACTAACAAGGAACTGTCTGGTACTCTGTCTCCAACCATAGCAAATTTAACTGCACTCAATCATAT ATGGCTTGGGGGTAACAAACTCTCAG ACATTTGGAGAATAATCAGTTTGAAGGACCAGTTCCTAAGTCTTTGGGTCAACTTCCACATCTTAGTGAAAT ATTTCTTAATAACAACAAACTGGATGGCCAAAATTCTGTTACAGCACAATAGGAAAACGTTGAAAGTATACA TCTAG
- the LOC115706897 gene encoding probable LRR receptor-like serine/threonine-protein kinase At1g67720 isoform X1 → MSLLLKIILPICCLLTFPSLFAQSQTNPTGYLLDCGAGESSSAGVTVSGLRYVTDEGFTSAGNITKLKQNDLVPILSTLRYFPDTSARKFCYSIPVIKGGKYLVKTTYYYGGFDGGDKPPVFDQIVEGTKWGVVDTSEDYANGLSSFYEIVVLAKANRLSVCVARNGETKSSPFMSALEVENLDDSLYNATDFTNNALSTVARCSFGEDHSIGFPDDKFNRIWQPFKDLNPVVISHHKVNPLEFWNVPPEKAFKNAITTSRGKRLQIQWPQISVSTGDYYIALYFQDNRTPSPYSWRVFDVLINGNKFYANLNVTTKGVTVYSTQWPLSGQTEIVLIPSNDMPVGPVINAAEVLQILPLGGKTLSKDVVAMLDLGRQFNNPPSDWSGDPCLPKENSWTGVTCSQGKFARVVALNLTNKELSGTLSPTIANLTALNHIWLGGNKLSGTIPEMWSLKDLRSLHLENNQFEGPVPKSLGQLPHLSEIFLNNNKLDGQNSVTAQ, encoded by the exons ATGTCTCTCCTCCTCAAAATCATCCTACCCATTTGTTGCCTTCTCACCTTTCCTTCCCTCTTCGCTCAATCTCAAACTAACCCAACAG GGTATCTGTTAGATTGCGGCGCCGGTGAGTCTTCCAGTGCCGGAGTCACCGTCAGCGGGTTGAGATACGTTACCGACGAGGGTTTCACCTCGGCCGGGAACATAACGAAGCTCAAACAGAATGACCTCGTCCCAATTCTCTCCACTCTCCGTTACTTCCCAGATACCTCTGCCCGGAAATTCTGTTACTCGATTCCTGTGATTAAAGGCGGAAAGTACCTTGTGAAGACGACGTATTACTATGGAGGATTCGATGGAGGTGATAAGCCGCCGGTGTTCGATCAGATCGTGGAAGGAACGAAATGGGGTGTGGTTGATACGAGCGAGGACTACGCCAATGGGCTTAGCTCGTTTTATGAGATTGTGGTTTTGGCTAAGGCGAATAGGTTGAGTGTGTGCGTTGCTAGAAATGGGGAAACGAAGTCGAGCCCATTTATGTCGGCTTTAGAGGTGGAGAACTTGGATGATTCGTTGTATAATGCCACGGATTTTACCAACAATGCGCTTAGCACAGTGGCTAGGTGTAGCTTTGGTGAAGATCATTCTATTGG CTTTCCAGATGACAAATTCAACCGAATATGGCAACCCTTCAAGGACCTAAATCCTGTGGTGATTAGCCATCACAAAGTGAACCCTTTAGAATTCTGGAATGTCCCACCCGAAAAGGCATTCAAGAACGCGATTACAACGAGCAGAGGAAAGAGGCTACAAATCCAATGGCCACAAATCTCAGTATCTACTGGTGACTACTACATTGCCCTTTATTTCCAGGACAACAGGACTCCAAGCCCATATAGCTGGAGAGTCTTTGATGTGTTAATAAATGGCAACAAATTCTATGCTAATCTTAATGTCACAACCAAAGGTGTGACAGTTTATTCAACTCAATGGCCATTATCTGGGCAGACTGAAATTGTCTTGATTCCCAGCAATGATATGCCTGTTGGACCTGTGATTAATGCTGCTGAAGTCCTGCAAATTCTCCCCCTTGGTGGAAAGACACTTTCTAAAGATG TGGTGGCAATGTTGGATTTGGGTAGACAGTTTAACAATCCGCCTTCAGATTGGAGTGGCGATCCTTGCTTGCCTAAGGAGAATTCATGGACTGGTGTTACATGTTCTCAAGGGAAATTTGCTCGAGTTGTTGCTTT GAATTTAACTAACAAGGAACTGTCTGGTACTCTGTCTCCAACCATAGCAAATTTAACTGCACTCAATCATAT ATGGCTTGGGGGTAACAAACTCTCAGGTACCATTCCAGAAATGTGGTCACTAAAGGATTTAAGGAGTTT ACATTTGGAGAATAATCAGTTTGAAGGACCAGTTCCTAAGTCTTTGGGTCAACTTCCACATCTTAGTGAAAT ATTTCTTAATAACAACAAACTGGATGGCCAAAATTCTGTTACAGCACAATAG
- the LOC115702920 gene encoding protein disulfide-isomerase SCO2, with protein sequence MFASNPTSSFLSTTNPNRLPLLRPLPRRCRPLAGDIPTAPSFPRLVQYPFVADVAGAGIGFIGSDGGASMDGVQKRGGFNGGIKVNAKEKKWSRSGESYLADDDDALPLPMTYPDSSPVTADEIERRLQCDPKIEDCKEVVYEWTGKCRSCQGSGYVSYYNKRGKQVLCKCIPCLGIGYVQKFTARKDIEVMEDLDPS encoded by the exons ATGTTTGCTTCAAACCCTACCTCCTCCTTCTTATCCACTACTAACCCCAATCGCCTTCCACTCCTCCGACCACTCCCGCGCCGATGCCGACCTCTCGCCGGAGACATTCCAACTGCCCCCTCATTCCCGAGATTGGTCCAGTATCCATTCGTCGCCGACGTCGCCGGAGCTGGAATTGGTTTTATCGGCTCCGACGGAGGTGCGTCCATGGACGGCGTGCAGAAGCGAGGAGGTTTTAATGGCGGGATTAAGGTGAATGccaaggagaagaagtggtcACGTAGTGGAGAAAGCTATCtggctgatgatgatgatgctctTCCGCTTCCCATGACTTATCCCGATTCTTCTCCGGTCACGGCGGACGAGATTGAACGCCGCCTCCAATGCGATCCCAAAATTGAG GATTGTAAAGAAGTAGTATATGAATGGACTGGAAAATGTAGAAGTTGCCAAGGTTCAGGATATGTTAGTTATTATAATAAAAGAGGAAAACAGGTTCTCTGCAAATGCATTCCTTGCCTTGGAATTG GATATGTTCAGAAGTTTACAGCTCGCAAGGACATAGAAGTAATGGAGGATTTGGATCCATCGTGA
- the LOC115702921 gene encoding calmodulin-like protein 30 encodes MSKISFLDFQYNISKRKLLQKPSRLFSRDRQNSGLVPTFMPKQDELKLVFDKFDSNKDGKISQQEYRSVLKALGKQNTAAEVSKIFQVADLDGDGFISFKEFVEAHKKGGGVRTTDIHSAFRTFDVNGDGKISPEEVLNVLRRLGEHCSLDDCRRMVRAVDADGDGMVDMDEFMTMMTNTMNTVVL; translated from the coding sequence ATGTCGAAGATAAGCTTCCTTGATTTCCAGTATAACATCTCTAAGAGAAAGTTATTGCAGAAGCCAAGTCGCTTGTTCTCTCGTGACAGGCAGAATTCGGGGTTAGTGCCTACCTTCATGCCAAAACAGGATGAGCTGAAACTAGTTTTTGACAAATTTGACTCCAACAAAGATGGAAAGATATCTCAGCAAGAGTACAGATCGGTTCTGAAAGCACTAGGTAAGCAAAACACAGCTGCAGAAGTTTCAAAGATTTTTCAGGTAGCTGATCTTGATGGAGATGGCTTTATAAGTTTCAAGGAGTTTGTGGAAGCACACAAGAAAGGAGGTGGGGTTAGAACAACTGACATACATAGTGCTTTTCGGACATTCGATGTTAATGGTGATGGAAAGATTAGTCCAGAGGAGGTTTTAAATGTACTGAGGAGGTTGGGAGAGCATTGCAGCCTTGATGATTGCCGTCGAATGGTGAGAGCAGTTGATGCAGATGGGGACGGTATGGTCGACATGGATGAGTTCATGACTATGATGACTAACACCATGAACACGGTTGTACTTTAG
- the LOC115702918 gene encoding pentatricopeptide repeat-containing protein At2g15690, mitochondrial, whose amino-acid sequence MLYDVAEGLVLASFSSKMASLQSISRSRCSKFSYLFKVRPFHPSHFTSINSFHNNLKTLAKTLSTSTVPYEFQRSPPQQPPPSDSRPFPDQWGSQPQGNTNPNQWNSYQGQNPSYGGGYPNQGQNRGIPNQGNPGYGNNQWNSQTQYQNPDYQQSRGLNQWNNQNPSYPQRPNPSQWSGQVQNSNQMSNNQALNRGQGQAFENQIPNVIQPSVSDLGRLCQEGKVKEAIELMDKEGVKADPNCFHALFELCGQSKLLDNAKKVHDFFLQSTWRSERQLINKVIEMYVKCGSMTDARRVFDYMTDRTLDSWNLMINGYADNGLGDDGLQLFEQMREKGFQPNSETFLAVFSACGSADAVEEAFIHFESMKTEYGIAPEMEHYLGILGVYGKCGHLNEAEDYIAKLPFEPTVEVWEALRDYAQIHGDVDLLDRTEEIIAALDQSKAVTNKIPTPPPKKLNAINMLDGKNKIVEFKNPTLYKDDEKLKALSGMREAGYVPDTRYVLHDIDQEAKEQALLYHSERLAIAYGLISTPARTPLRIIKNLRVCGDCHNAIKIMSKIVGRELIVRDNKRFHHFKDGKCSCGDYW is encoded by the coding sequence ATGCTTTATGATGTTGCAGAGGGTTTAGTATTAGCTTCATTCTCCTCAAAAATGGCGTCTCTGCAATCTATCAGCCGTTCCAGATGTTCCAAGTTCTCTTACTTATTCAAGGTACGACCTTTTCATCCCTCTCATTTTACTTCCATTAATAGCTTTCACAACAACCTTAAAACCCTAGCCAAAACCCTAAGCACCTCCACCGTCCCGTATGAATtccaaaggtcacctcctcagCAACCTCCACCGTCCGATTCTAGGCCTTTCCCTGATCAGTGGGGATCACAGCCACAGGGAAACACAAACCCTAACCAGTGGAACTCATACCAGGGTCAGAACCCGAGCTATGGTGGTGGATATCCTAATCAGGGTCAGAATCGCGGAATTCCTAACCAGGGAAATCCTGGGTATGGAAACAATCAATGGAATTCTCAGACTCAGTATCAGAACCCGGATTATCAGCAATCCAGAGGGTTGAATCAGTGGAACAACCAGAATCCAAGTTACCCTCAACGCCCAAACCCAAGTCAGTGGAGTGGACAAGTTCAAAACTCTAATCAGATGAGCAACAATCAAGCTTTAAATCGAGGCCAAGGTCAGGCTTTTGAGAATCAGATTCCCAATGTTATCCAACCTTCTGTTTCAGATTTAGGCCGACTGTGTCAAGAGGGGAAGGTGAAAGAAGCTATTGAGTTGATGGACAAGGAGGGGGTGAAAGCGGATCCAAATTGTTTTCATGCTTTGTTTGAGTTGTGTGGGCAATCGAAATTGCTGGACAATGCTAAAAAGGTTCATGATTTCTTTTTGCAATCTACCTGGAGGAGTGAACGTCAGCTGATCAATAAGGTTATTGAAATGTATGTGAAATGTGGGAGCATGACTGATGCACGGAGAGTGTTTGATTATATGACTGACCGAACTCTTGATTCTTGGAATTTGATGATAAATGGATATGCAGATAACGGATTAGGAGATGATGGATTGCAATTATTTGAGCAGATGAGGGAAAAAGGATTCCAACCTAATTCCGAGACTTTTCTTGCAGTGTTTTCGGCTTGTGGTAGTGCAGATGCTGTGGAAGAAGCGTTTATACATTTCGAATCAATGAAAACCGAGTATGGAATTGCTCCAGAGATGGAGCATTATTTGGGGATACTTGGTGTTTATGGTAAGTGTGGACATCTAAATGAAGCAGAAGATTACATTGCGAAACTCCCTTTCGAGCCCACTGTGGAAGTTTGGGAGGCTTTGAGAGATTATGCTCAGATTCATGGGGATGTTGATCTTCTAGACCGTACTGAGGAGATCATTGCTGCTCTTGACCAGTCTAAGGCTGTTACAAATAAGATCCCTACTCCACCACCCAAAAAGCTTAATGCCATTAACATGTTAGATGGAAAGAACAAGATTGTTGAGTTCAAAAATCCAACTCTATACAAGGATGATGAAAAGTTGAAAGCCCTGAGTGGAATGAGGGAAGCTGGTTATGTCCCCGACACGAGATATGTGCTTCATGACATTGATCAGGAAGCCAAGGAGCAGGCCTTGCTCTATCACAGCGAGCGGCTGGCAATTGCGTATGGCCTGATTAGTACTCCGGCGAGGACACCTCTTAGGATCATTAAGAATCTGCGAGTCTGTGGAGATTGCCATAATGCCATCAAGATCATGTCCAAGATTGTTGGGAGGGAATTGATTGTTAGAGACAACAAAAGATTTCATCATTTCAAGGATGGAAAATGCTCTTGTGGAGATTACTGGTAA